The Acidihalobacter aeolianus genome segment ATGTTCGATGCCAGTGAGACTGCAGCGGCTGCGCCACATACAGACGATGCTTGGCGCGCAGACTTCATTCGGCGTGCAGTGGCTCGTGGTATGCCACGGGATGAGGCTGAGCAGACTGCTCGAAAGATGGTCAGAGGGAAAACGATTGACTTGCCGGAGCGAATGAGTGGTAGATCGATCGGCACAAGGGGACCGCAGGCCCCAAAGCTCATCCAGCCCACACAGACATCATTGTTTGATGAAAACGACTCCTTTGTCTCCGCAGGCGACCCGGGCTGTTTCTCGAAGAATGAGCTGAGTATCATCACTAAGCACCTGGAGATACACGAAACCCCCCCTACCTCGGAAGACATCGCGTTCCTGAGTACCGTCATGTGCCAGGTTGGCCTGCCACGATCAGAAGTGGTTGAGCGAGAATTTTTCCGGCGTTCTGGCGATGCCTGGCTTATGGTTCAGGCAGGTGCAATTGATGAGGGTGGCGGTCCAGTAATGCAGCCTCTGCCCTACGGTCCCATACCACGGTTGGCCATCGCCTGGTTATCGACTTACGCGCTACGAAATGACACTCGTGAAATCCCTGTCGGCCGGTCTGCCGCCGAATTCCTGCGCAACATCGGCAGCGATGACGGTGATACCCGTCGCCACCACATGCTGGCAAAACAATTGAAGTCATTGACGGCGTGCCGAATACAGATGGGTTTTAGAGGGATCACTCATAATCCCGCGCCGATGATCAGTTCGCTGGTTACCTTTACCAAGGGCAAGCGCGGGAAACAGAGGATTGTATGGCCGGGGGTGCTGTATATGTCCGAGGAATATTTCAAGACGCTTCAGAATGGCGCTACACCGTTAGATCGTCGCGCGATGTCAGCCCTGCGAGGCAGCTCGCTATGTCTTGATATCTACTGCTTTCTCGCAAATCGGCTGCACCGAATATCTGGCAAACCGATAGTGCTTCACTGGAAAACTTTGCACGAGCAATTCGGTCAGGAATATGGCGGAAGCTCTGGCATCAAAAATTTCAAGCGCAAGTTCAAAGTCGCAATTAAATCCGTTTTGGCTGTCTACCCGCAGGCAAAGGCAAAAATCATTGAAGGCGGTTTGCAGATTGGATCGTCTCCGCCACCTATCGCCTACCGTACGAAATCCATCAAGTCGAAGTAGGGTGCTGCGGTCGTTTCAATATGTGTAATCGGCACCCCCCGTGTCGCCGGGTTTGCGTCGACACCGATAGTTCTCTGCCCTACTTGATCATCCTCTTCGCCCCTCCGACATCGCTTTACGCCGCTTTCGGGTAATACGTGTAATCGGCACCCCCTGGGTTGCGAAAACGGTGGTTGTTCCTTGCTTGATCTGGCGGCAGCCCTGCGAATCATATGTGTAATTGGTAGCCCCCAGGGCATGTCTTCAGCGAGACCGCCGTTCTGCCAGGTCATGCTTGGTTGGGCCGGATGATACGTGTAATTGGTAGCCCCTCAACGACAGGACGCTGAGGTTGGTTGGCTTCATTCCTCGCGCGAGGTTGAGGCCGAAATGATATGTGTAATAGGTACCCCCCCCTATGTTGAGCGCATTCGCTGCGCTCAAGAATGCATGCGGTCTAGCTGCCCAGTCAGCAAGCCTGCCGGCACCAGCAGCACCGTGACGCTCTTGGCTGTCATCACATAGAACAGTGGGCCGTTGCAGGCCCACTCGGCCGCCCGATGTCGTATCGACACCACCGACGCGGGTGTATCGAGTTCAGGGTCATTCGTGTCAATGCCAAAGATGTGGAGGTTGTACCCGTCCGGCTCCAATCGAGCGATGGGACGTCTGAGTGAAATCTCCACGCGATAAATCACGTGGCCCTCGACATCGCGGACGATGGGGCTGCAGACAACCCCCTTGATTGGCGACATCACTTCGCCCAGTGGATGCTGAAGTGCAATTTCATAGGGGCAGTTCTCGGCTAACTCTATGGGGATCATGTTGCCTTGACCTCAGTGACCTTGCCGCGAGTATAGGGTGCACTTCGCCATGTGTCTTTACGGATCTCAGTTTTTCAGGTTGTGCCCGCACGTCTCACAAATCGTGTGTAGGTCATTTGCCTACGCCCGTGCGTCACGGTCATGACGATGTGGAGGCGTTT includes the following:
- a CDS encoding replication protein RepA, which translates into the protein MFDASETAAAAPHTDDAWRADFIRRAVARGMPRDEAEQTARKMVRGKTIDLPERMSGRSIGTRGPQAPKLIQPTQTSLFDENDSFVSAGDPGCFSKNELSIITKHLEIHETPPTSEDIAFLSTVMCQVGLPRSEVVEREFFRRSGDAWLMVQAGAIDEGGGPVMQPLPYGPIPRLAIAWLSTYALRNDTREIPVGRSAAEFLRNIGSDDGDTRRHHMLAKQLKSLTACRIQMGFRGITHNPAPMISSLVTFTKGKRGKQRIVWPGVLYMSEEYFKTLQNGATPLDRRAMSALRGSSLCLDIYCFLANRLHRISGKPIVLHWKTLHEQFGQEYGGSSGIKNFKRKFKVAIKSVLAVYPQAKAKIIEGGLQIGSSPPPIAYRTKSIKSK